The Prunus persica cultivar Lovell chromosome G8, Prunus_persica_NCBIv2, whole genome shotgun sequence genome includes a region encoding these proteins:
- the LOC18766300 gene encoding protein trichome birefringence-like 1: MKRQRSFSFKPTRSLVIYFTISSSIIFLISIIIWVNKTNIPSVPQETAVQTLTSNCNPNISVLNGPEDSILKLNATPSIQPDENASGFSGINSIISSGLQTKENQSQVAQHDEEDRGGGELDNANFTAVTQSAPAAILFDKIEIRLEEQNAPLMNMTEEQNAASGFSGVNSLISGLQGKENESQVAQNGLHHEEEDRISGELDSNFTDTAQSAPAILFDKTEVKTEEQNASLMNKSKEKNATSDLSGINSLTSRLQRLDNESQVGQNRLHHDEEDRVGGELDGNFTTVAQSAPAAILFDKIEMRTEEQNAPLMNMTEEQNAASGFSEINSLVSGLQRKENESQVAQHDLHHDVDRGIGELDGNFTAVAQRAPAILFDKIEIKTEEQNAPFLNKAEEQNAALSKNIEGKSRKRRGKKKKTRATSFENTQTSSSRFVEEKRIIKGGCDFTRGRWVYDKSYPLYANGSCPFIEKSFNCRGNGRLDENFMKWRWQPEDCDIPRFDATKMLELMRGKRLVFVGDSLNRNQWESMVCMLMGAKRGRRIIQGKGKYNYNFVDYKCTVEFYTSPFLVYQGMSRAGKKQVKTLQIDSMDRASSKWTGADILVFNTAHWWNDHKTNAGINFFQERGQIHPHLDVSTALRKALMTWASWVDNHVNPRKTQVFFRSSSPTHFRGGQWNTGGSCTEANEPLIQPSGIPEEKDIIAEEVIKQMKTPVTLLNITSLSEYRIDGHPSIYGNQRSGIQDCSHWCLPGIPDVWNELLYLHLQ, translated from the exons ATGAAGAGGCAGAGAAGTTTCTCTTTTAAACCCACTAGATCCTTAGTAATTTACTTCACCATCTCTTCCTCTATCATCTTTCTCATTTCCATTATCATTTGGGTCAACAAAACCAATATTCCTTCAGTCCCCCAGGAAACAGCTGTTCAGACTTTGACTAGTAATTGTAATCCAAATATTTCAGTACTAAATGGTCCggaagattcaatcttgaagtTGAATGCTACACCCTCCATTCAACCTGATGAAAATGCTTCTGGCTTTTCTGGGATTAATTCAATTATTAGTAGTGGGTTACAGACGAAGGAGAACCAATCCCAAGTGGCACAACATGATGAAGAAGACAGAGGTGGCGGTGAGTTAGATAATGCTAACTTCACAGCAGTGACACAAAGTGCACCTGCTGCAATCTTATTTGACAAGATTGAGATCAGGCTAGAAGAGCAAAATGCCCCATTGATGAACATGACTGAAGAGCAAAATGCTGCTTCTGGATTTTCTGGGGTTAATTCACTTATTAGTGGATTACAGGGGAAGGAGAACGAATCCCAAGTGGCACAAAATGGTTTACatcatgaagaagaagacagaaTCAGCGGTGAGTTAGATAGTAACTTCACAGATACTGCACAGAGTGCACCTGCAATCTTATTTGACAAGACTGAGGTCAAGACTGAAGAGCAAAATGCTTCATTGATGAACAAGAGTAAAGAGAAAAATGCTACTTCTGACCTTTCTGGGATTAATTCACTTACTAGTAGATTACAGAGGTTGGATAACGAATCCCAAGTGGGGCAAAATCGTTTACATCATGATGAAGAAGACAGAGTTGGCGGTGAGTTAGATGGTAACTTCACAACAGTGGCACAAAGTGCACCCGCTGCAATCTTATTTGACAAGATTGAGATGAGGACCGAAGAGCAAAATGCTCCATTGATGAACATGACTGAAGAGCAAAATGCTGCTTCTGGCTTTTCTGAGATTAATTCACTTGTTTCTGGATTACAGAGGAAGGAGAATGAATCCCAAGTGGCACAACATGATTTACATCATGATGTAGACAGAGGCATCGGTGAGTTAGATGGTAACTTCACAGCAGTAGCACAACGTGCACCTGCAATCTTATTTGACAAGATTGAGATAAAGACTGAAGAGCAAAATGCTCCATTTTTGAACAAGGCCGAAGAGCAAAATGCTGCTTTGAGTAAAAACATTGAAGGGAAAAGTAGAAAGAGGaggggaaagaagaagaagaccagaGCAACTTCATTTGAAAATACTCAAACTTCAAGTAGCAGGTTTGTTGAAGAAAAGAGAATAATAAAAGGAGGATGTGATTTTACAAGAGGGAGGTGGGTCTATGATAAGAGCTATCCGTTGTACGCAAATGGTTCTTGTCCTTTCATAGAAAAGAGTTTTAATTGTCGAGGTAATGGAAGATTAGACGAAAACTTCATGAAGTGGAGGTGGCAACCAGAAGATTGTGACATTCCAAG GTTCGATGCAACAAAAATGCTGGAATTGATGAGAGGGAAAAGGCTAGTTTTTGTGGGAGATTCACTCAATAGGAATCAATGGGAATCCATGGTGTGCATGCTAATGGGAGCTAAAAGAGGGCGCAGAATCATCCAAGGGAAGGGCAAGTATAATTACAACTTCGTG GACTACAAGTGTACAGTTGAATTTTATACGTCCCCTTTCTTGGTTTATCAAGGTATGTCACGAGCAGGGAAGAAGCAGGTGAAAACCTTGCAAATTGATTCCATGGATCGCGCTTCTTCTAAATGGACAGGAGCTGATATTTTGGTATTCAACACAGCACATTGGTGGAACGATCACAAGACAAATGCTGG GATTAATTTCTTCCAGGAAAGGGGCCAAATTCATCCACATCTTGATGTTTCCACAGCTCTCAGAAAAGCTTTGATGACCTGGGCATCATGGGTCGATAATCATGTCAATCCACGCAAAACCCAAGTTTTCTTTCGAAGTTCATCGCCGACGCATTTCAG GGGAGGCCAATGGAATACAGGCGGGAGTTGTACGGAAGCCAATGAACCCCTCATCCAACCTTCAGGAATTCCAGAGGAGAAAGATATAATTGCAGAGGAGGTGATAAAGCAGATGAAAACGCCTGTGACTTTGTTGAACATAACGAGCTTGTCAGAATATAGAATAGATGGCCATCCATCTATATACGGGAATCAACGCTCGGGCATACAAGATTGCAGTCATTGGTGTCTTCCTGGCATTCCTGATGTCTGGAATGAATTATTATATCTTCATTTGCAGTAA
- the LOC18768715 gene encoding histone-lysine N-methyltransferase EZA1 isoform X2 has translation MSKTGMVSKATDSATKLRKSHGEEPSDGVGNLEHKMHQLKKQIQAERMVSVKEKVEKNREKLGGYISQIISATSRANSTLPEKNGSFKLFPSRIEQPLCKFSGFGHGYGDKDYINNQEVVFSSSTKLPSAENLPPYTTWIFLDRNQRMADDQSVVGRRRIYYDKDGTDGSEALVCSDTDEEIAEPEEVKHEFTAGEDRIMSMAFQEHGIGEEVVKVVSQFIGATTLEILVRYNTIKDREKHEPKGSGDSGSNWCISLDKSLSAALDSFDNLFCRRCLLFDCRLHGCSQPLIYPVHWSEQDEERTPCSDQCYLKLRVVENVPDDPDIGALHRMNTIISERESAPASSFNAEKPSSHGSTDIINIERCIPGKAVSFTSEAICSSDVIAGGLELDTHIMRMHNENLGKRKVVKHKDKVTNDVTIVPDDFQGSSKKQKRLDALDLVTATSEPITVQDHISVSKTRNTDVGLPNETELQMTKKGLLNESAGHTSTELVCYGSASCDEYTDNDRDVKQDVTEVPELRQPSNSTQGQVKGVCSSSEWKPVEKELYMKGLEIFGRNSCLIARNLLSGLKTCMEVSSYMHNAGASMPNRSVVGPFSFMEDNGKANMDQTDQELPTKPRLLRRRGRARRLKYSWKSAGHPSMWKRIADGKNQSCKLYTPCGCQTMCGKHCPCQHSGTCCEKYCGCSKSCKNRFRGCHCAKSQCRSRQCPCFAAGRECDPDVCRNCWVSCGDGSLGEPPRQGDGQCGNMRLLLRQQQRILLAKSDVAGWGAFLKNPVNKNDYLGEYTGELISHQEADKRGKIYDRANSSFLFDLNDQYVLDAYRKGDKLKFANHSSNPNCYAKVMLVAGDHRVGIFAKEHIDSGEEIFYDYRYGPDQAPPWAQKPEGSKRDDSSVSQGRAKKHQSH, from the exons ATGAGCAAAACAGGGATGGTGTCCAAAGCTACAGACTCTGCAACTAAACTCAGA AAATCACATGGAGAAGAGCCAAGTGATGGTGTTGGAAACTTGGAACATAAGATGCATCAGCTTAAGAAGCAAATTCAAGCAGAGAGAATGGTTTCAGTAAAA GAAAAAGTTGAGAAGAACAGGGAGAAGCTAGGAGGTTACATTTCGCAAATTATATCAGCAACCTCAAGAGCGAATTCTACACTTCCAGAGAAAAATGGGAGCTTTAAATTGTTTCCTTCAAGAATTGAACAGCCTCTCTGCAAGTTCAGTGGATTTGGTCACGGATATGGTGATAAAGACTATATTAACAATCAAGAGGTGGTATTCTCATCAAGTACCAAGCTTCCATCTGCTGAAAATTTACCACCTTATACAACTTGGATATTCTTGGACAG AAATCAGAGAATGGCTGACGACCAATCAGTAGTTGGGAGGAGGCGCATTTACTATGATAAAGATGGCACTGATGGCAGTGAAGCTCTTGTCTGCAGTGACACTGACGAAGAGATAGCAGAACCTGAAGAAGTGAAACATGAATTTACTGCAGGCGAAGATCGAATTATGTC GATGGCCTTTCAGGAGCATGGGATAGGCGAGGAAGTTGTGAAAGTTGTGAGCCAGTTTATTGGAGCCACCACTTTGGAGATCCTG GTTCGGTACAACACAATCAAGGACCGTGAGAAACATGAACCAAAAGGTTCTGGGGACTCTGGGTCCAATTGGTGCATTTCTCTTGATAAGAGTCTTAGTGCCGCCTTAGATTCTTTCGATAACCTTTTCTGTCGTCGTTGCTTG CTATTTGATTGTCGTCTGCATGGATGTTCTCAACCTTTAATCTATCCT GTGCATTGGTCTGAACAGGATGAGGAGAGGACACCTTGCAGTGATCAATGTTACCTCAAG TTAAGAGTAGTGGAAAACGTTCCAGATGATCCAGATATTGGTGCTCTGCATAGGATGAATACAATAatttcagagagagaaagtgctCCAGCCTCATCCTTCAATGCTGAGAAACCAAGTTCTCATGGTAGTACAGACATCATAAACATTGAAAGATGCATTCCTGGAAAAGCTGTGTCTTTCACTTCAGAAGCTATTTGTAGTTCAGATGTCATTGCAGGAGGTTTAGAGTTGGATACACATATCATGAGGATGCACAATGAAAATTTAGGGAAGCGCAAGGTTGTAAAGCACAAAGATAAAGTGACAAATGACGTAACTATAGTACCTGATGATTTCCAGGGTTCCTCTAAGAAACAGAAGAGATTAGATGCTTTGGATTTAGTAACTGCAACTAGTGAACCTATCACGGTTCAGGATCACATTTCCGTTTCCAAAACTAGAAACACGGATGTTGGTTTACCCAATGAAACTGAACttcaaatgaccaaaaaaggtCTTTTAAATGAATCTGCTGGGCATACTTCAACGGAACTTGTTTGTTATGGTAGTGCTTCCTGTGATGAATATACAGACAACGACAGAGATGTAAAACAAGATGTAACAGAAGTGCCTGAACTGAGGCAACCATCCAATTCTACACAAGGACAAGTTAAAGGGGTGTGCAGCAGCTCTGAGTGGAAGCCAGTGGAGAaagaattatatatgaagGGATTAGAGATATTTGGGAGAAATAG TTGCCTCATAGCCAGGAACTTACTTTCTGGCTTGAAGACTTGCATGGAGGTGTCCAGTTACATGCATAATGCTGGAGCTTCAATGCCTAACAGATCTGTTGTTGGACCATTTTCATTTATGGAAGACAATGGGAAAGCTAATATGGATCAGACA GACCAAGAGCTGCCAACAAAGCCACGGTTACTTCGTAGAAGGGGAAGAGCTCGAAGGCTTAAATATTCTTGGAAGTCTGCTGGGCACCCATCAATGTGGAAGAGAATTGCTGATGGCAAGAACCAGTCTTGTAAACTTTATACACCATGTGGATGCCAGACTATGTGTGGAAAGCATTGTCCTTGTCAGCATAGTGGAACCTGCTGCGAAAAATATTGTGG GTGCTCAAAGAGCTGCAAAAATAGGTTCAGGGGATGCCACTGTGCAAAGAGCCAATGCAGAAGTCGGCAGTGCCCATGCTTTGCTGCTGGGCGCGAATGCGACCCAGATGTCTGTCGCAATTGTTGGGTTAG TTGTGGGGACGGTTCATTAGGGGAGCCTCCGAGACAGGGAGATGGTCAATGTGGAAACATGAGGCTTCTTTTAAGGCAACAACAGAGG ATTCTCTTGGCTAAATCTGATGTTGCTGGTTGGGGAGCCTTTTTAAAG AACCCTGTAAACAAAAATGATTATCTTGGAGAGTATACTGGTGAACTCATCTCCCATCAGGAAGCAGATAAGCGTGGGAAGATTTATGATCGTGCAAACTCATCATTCCTTTTTGACTTGAATGATCAG TATGTCCTAGATGCTTACCGAAAAGGAGACAAGCTTAAATTTGCAAACCACTCATCGAACCCTAACTGCTATGCGAAG GTTATGTTGGTTGCCGGAGATCATCGAGTAGGCATATTTGCCAAGGAGCATATTGATTCTGGTGAGGAGATCTTCTATGATTATCGTTACGGACCCGATCAAGCACCTCCATGGGCTCAAAAACCTGAGGGTTCTAAGAGGGATGATTCATCTGTCTCTCAAGGCAGAGCGAAGAAACACCAATCTCACTGA
- the LOC18768715 gene encoding histone-lysine N-methyltransferase EZA1 isoform X3, with product MADDQSVVGRRRIYYDKDGTDGSEALVCSDTDEEIAEPEEVKHEFTAGEDRIMSMAFQEHGIGEEVVKVVSQFIGATTLEILVRYNTIKDREKHEPKGSGDSGSNWCISLDKSLSAALDSFDNLFCRRCLLFDCRLHGCSQPLIYPSEKQVHWSEQDEERTPCSDQCYLKLRVVENVPDDPDIGALHRMNTIISERESAPASSFNAEKPSSHGSTDIINIERCIPGKAVSFTSEAICSSDVIAGGLELDTHIMRMHNENLGKRKVVKHKDKVTNDVTIVPDDFQGSSKKQKRLDALDLVTATSEPITVQDHISVSKTRNTDVGLPNETELQMTKKGLLNESAGHTSTELVCYGSASCDEYTDNDRDVKQDVTEVPELRQPSNSTQGQVKGVCSSSEWKPVEKELYMKGLEIFGRNSCLIARNLLSGLKTCMEVSSYMHNAGASMPNRSVVGPFSFMEDNGKANMDQTDQELPTKPRLLRRRGRARRLKYSWKSAGHPSMWKRIADGKNQSCKLYTPCGCQTMCGKHCPCQHSGTCCEKYCGCSKSCKNRFRGCHCAKSQCRSRQCPCFAAGRECDPDVCRNCWVSCGDGSLGEPPRQGDGQCGNMRLLLRQQQRILLAKSDVAGWGAFLKNPVNKNDYLGEYTGELISHQEADKRGKIYDRANSSFLFDLNDQYVLDAYRKGDKLKFANHSSNPNCYAKVMLVAGDHRVGIFAKEHIDSGEEIFYDYRYGPDQAPPWAQKPEGSKRDDSSVSQGRAKKHQSH from the exons ATGGCTGACGACCAATCAGTAGTTGGGAGGAGGCGCATTTACTATGATAAAGATGGCACTGATGGCAGTGAAGCTCTTGTCTGCAGTGACACTGACGAAGAGATAGCAGAACCTGAAGAAGTGAAACATGAATTTACTGCAGGCGAAGATCGAATTATGTC GATGGCCTTTCAGGAGCATGGGATAGGCGAGGAAGTTGTGAAAGTTGTGAGCCAGTTTATTGGAGCCACCACTTTGGAGATCCTG GTTCGGTACAACACAATCAAGGACCGTGAGAAACATGAACCAAAAGGTTCTGGGGACTCTGGGTCCAATTGGTGCATTTCTCTTGATAAGAGTCTTAGTGCCGCCTTAGATTCTTTCGATAACCTTTTCTGTCGTCGTTGCTTG CTATTTGATTGTCGTCTGCATGGATGTTCTCAACCTTTAATCTATCCT AGTGAAAAGCAGGTGCATTGGTCTGAACAGGATGAGGAGAGGACACCTTGCAGTGATCAATGTTACCTCAAG TTAAGAGTAGTGGAAAACGTTCCAGATGATCCAGATATTGGTGCTCTGCATAGGATGAATACAATAatttcagagagagaaagtgctCCAGCCTCATCCTTCAATGCTGAGAAACCAAGTTCTCATGGTAGTACAGACATCATAAACATTGAAAGATGCATTCCTGGAAAAGCTGTGTCTTTCACTTCAGAAGCTATTTGTAGTTCAGATGTCATTGCAGGAGGTTTAGAGTTGGATACACATATCATGAGGATGCACAATGAAAATTTAGGGAAGCGCAAGGTTGTAAAGCACAAAGATAAAGTGACAAATGACGTAACTATAGTACCTGATGATTTCCAGGGTTCCTCTAAGAAACAGAAGAGATTAGATGCTTTGGATTTAGTAACTGCAACTAGTGAACCTATCACGGTTCAGGATCACATTTCCGTTTCCAAAACTAGAAACACGGATGTTGGTTTACCCAATGAAACTGAACttcaaatgaccaaaaaaggtCTTTTAAATGAATCTGCTGGGCATACTTCAACGGAACTTGTTTGTTATGGTAGTGCTTCCTGTGATGAATATACAGACAACGACAGAGATGTAAAACAAGATGTAACAGAAGTGCCTGAACTGAGGCAACCATCCAATTCTACACAAGGACAAGTTAAAGGGGTGTGCAGCAGCTCTGAGTGGAAGCCAGTGGAGAaagaattatatatgaagGGATTAGAGATATTTGGGAGAAATAG TTGCCTCATAGCCAGGAACTTACTTTCTGGCTTGAAGACTTGCATGGAGGTGTCCAGTTACATGCATAATGCTGGAGCTTCAATGCCTAACAGATCTGTTGTTGGACCATTTTCATTTATGGAAGACAATGGGAAAGCTAATATGGATCAGACA GACCAAGAGCTGCCAACAAAGCCACGGTTACTTCGTAGAAGGGGAAGAGCTCGAAGGCTTAAATATTCTTGGAAGTCTGCTGGGCACCCATCAATGTGGAAGAGAATTGCTGATGGCAAGAACCAGTCTTGTAAACTTTATACACCATGTGGATGCCAGACTATGTGTGGAAAGCATTGTCCTTGTCAGCATAGTGGAACCTGCTGCGAAAAATATTGTGG GTGCTCAAAGAGCTGCAAAAATAGGTTCAGGGGATGCCACTGTGCAAAGAGCCAATGCAGAAGTCGGCAGTGCCCATGCTTTGCTGCTGGGCGCGAATGCGACCCAGATGTCTGTCGCAATTGTTGGGTTAG TTGTGGGGACGGTTCATTAGGGGAGCCTCCGAGACAGGGAGATGGTCAATGTGGAAACATGAGGCTTCTTTTAAGGCAACAACAGAGG ATTCTCTTGGCTAAATCTGATGTTGCTGGTTGGGGAGCCTTTTTAAAG AACCCTGTAAACAAAAATGATTATCTTGGAGAGTATACTGGTGAACTCATCTCCCATCAGGAAGCAGATAAGCGTGGGAAGATTTATGATCGTGCAAACTCATCATTCCTTTTTGACTTGAATGATCAG TATGTCCTAGATGCTTACCGAAAAGGAGACAAGCTTAAATTTGCAAACCACTCATCGAACCCTAACTGCTATGCGAAG GTTATGTTGGTTGCCGGAGATCATCGAGTAGGCATATTTGCCAAGGAGCATATTGATTCTGGTGAGGAGATCTTCTATGATTATCGTTACGGACCCGATCAAGCACCTCCATGGGCTCAAAAACCTGAGGGTTCTAAGAGGGATGATTCATCTGTCTCTCAAGGCAGAGCGAAGAAACACCAATCTCACTGA
- the LOC18768715 gene encoding histone-lysine N-methyltransferase EZA1 isoform X1, with amino-acid sequence MSKTGMVSKATDSATKLRKSHGEEPSDGVGNLEHKMHQLKKQIQAERMVSVKEKVEKNREKLGGYISQIISATSRANSTLPEKNGSFKLFPSRIEQPLCKFSGFGHGYGDKDYINNQEVVFSSSTKLPSAENLPPYTTWIFLDRNQRMADDQSVVGRRRIYYDKDGTDGSEALVCSDTDEEIAEPEEVKHEFTAGEDRIMSMAFQEHGIGEEVVKVVSQFIGATTLEILVRYNTIKDREKHEPKGSGDSGSNWCISLDKSLSAALDSFDNLFCRRCLLFDCRLHGCSQPLIYPSEKQVHWSEQDEERTPCSDQCYLKLRVVENVPDDPDIGALHRMNTIISERESAPASSFNAEKPSSHGSTDIINIERCIPGKAVSFTSEAICSSDVIAGGLELDTHIMRMHNENLGKRKVVKHKDKVTNDVTIVPDDFQGSSKKQKRLDALDLVTATSEPITVQDHISVSKTRNTDVGLPNETELQMTKKGLLNESAGHTSTELVCYGSASCDEYTDNDRDVKQDVTEVPELRQPSNSTQGQVKGVCSSSEWKPVEKELYMKGLEIFGRNSCLIARNLLSGLKTCMEVSSYMHNAGASMPNRSVVGPFSFMEDNGKANMDQTDQELPTKPRLLRRRGRARRLKYSWKSAGHPSMWKRIADGKNQSCKLYTPCGCQTMCGKHCPCQHSGTCCEKYCGCSKSCKNRFRGCHCAKSQCRSRQCPCFAAGRECDPDVCRNCWVSCGDGSLGEPPRQGDGQCGNMRLLLRQQQRILLAKSDVAGWGAFLKNPVNKNDYLGEYTGELISHQEADKRGKIYDRANSSFLFDLNDQYVLDAYRKGDKLKFANHSSNPNCYAKVMLVAGDHRVGIFAKEHIDSGEEIFYDYRYGPDQAPPWAQKPEGSKRDDSSVSQGRAKKHQSH; translated from the exons ATGAGCAAAACAGGGATGGTGTCCAAAGCTACAGACTCTGCAACTAAACTCAGA AAATCACATGGAGAAGAGCCAAGTGATGGTGTTGGAAACTTGGAACATAAGATGCATCAGCTTAAGAAGCAAATTCAAGCAGAGAGAATGGTTTCAGTAAAA GAAAAAGTTGAGAAGAACAGGGAGAAGCTAGGAGGTTACATTTCGCAAATTATATCAGCAACCTCAAGAGCGAATTCTACACTTCCAGAGAAAAATGGGAGCTTTAAATTGTTTCCTTCAAGAATTGAACAGCCTCTCTGCAAGTTCAGTGGATTTGGTCACGGATATGGTGATAAAGACTATATTAACAATCAAGAGGTGGTATTCTCATCAAGTACCAAGCTTCCATCTGCTGAAAATTTACCACCTTATACAACTTGGATATTCTTGGACAG AAATCAGAGAATGGCTGACGACCAATCAGTAGTTGGGAGGAGGCGCATTTACTATGATAAAGATGGCACTGATGGCAGTGAAGCTCTTGTCTGCAGTGACACTGACGAAGAGATAGCAGAACCTGAAGAAGTGAAACATGAATTTACTGCAGGCGAAGATCGAATTATGTC GATGGCCTTTCAGGAGCATGGGATAGGCGAGGAAGTTGTGAAAGTTGTGAGCCAGTTTATTGGAGCCACCACTTTGGAGATCCTG GTTCGGTACAACACAATCAAGGACCGTGAGAAACATGAACCAAAAGGTTCTGGGGACTCTGGGTCCAATTGGTGCATTTCTCTTGATAAGAGTCTTAGTGCCGCCTTAGATTCTTTCGATAACCTTTTCTGTCGTCGTTGCTTG CTATTTGATTGTCGTCTGCATGGATGTTCTCAACCTTTAATCTATCCT AGTGAAAAGCAGGTGCATTGGTCTGAACAGGATGAGGAGAGGACACCTTGCAGTGATCAATGTTACCTCAAG TTAAGAGTAGTGGAAAACGTTCCAGATGATCCAGATATTGGTGCTCTGCATAGGATGAATACAATAatttcagagagagaaagtgctCCAGCCTCATCCTTCAATGCTGAGAAACCAAGTTCTCATGGTAGTACAGACATCATAAACATTGAAAGATGCATTCCTGGAAAAGCTGTGTCTTTCACTTCAGAAGCTATTTGTAGTTCAGATGTCATTGCAGGAGGTTTAGAGTTGGATACACATATCATGAGGATGCACAATGAAAATTTAGGGAAGCGCAAGGTTGTAAAGCACAAAGATAAAGTGACAAATGACGTAACTATAGTACCTGATGATTTCCAGGGTTCCTCTAAGAAACAGAAGAGATTAGATGCTTTGGATTTAGTAACTGCAACTAGTGAACCTATCACGGTTCAGGATCACATTTCCGTTTCCAAAACTAGAAACACGGATGTTGGTTTACCCAATGAAACTGAACttcaaatgaccaaaaaaggtCTTTTAAATGAATCTGCTGGGCATACTTCAACGGAACTTGTTTGTTATGGTAGTGCTTCCTGTGATGAATATACAGACAACGACAGAGATGTAAAACAAGATGTAACAGAAGTGCCTGAACTGAGGCAACCATCCAATTCTACACAAGGACAAGTTAAAGGGGTGTGCAGCAGCTCTGAGTGGAAGCCAGTGGAGAaagaattatatatgaagGGATTAGAGATATTTGGGAGAAATAG TTGCCTCATAGCCAGGAACTTACTTTCTGGCTTGAAGACTTGCATGGAGGTGTCCAGTTACATGCATAATGCTGGAGCTTCAATGCCTAACAGATCTGTTGTTGGACCATTTTCATTTATGGAAGACAATGGGAAAGCTAATATGGATCAGACA GACCAAGAGCTGCCAACAAAGCCACGGTTACTTCGTAGAAGGGGAAGAGCTCGAAGGCTTAAATATTCTTGGAAGTCTGCTGGGCACCCATCAATGTGGAAGAGAATTGCTGATGGCAAGAACCAGTCTTGTAAACTTTATACACCATGTGGATGCCAGACTATGTGTGGAAAGCATTGTCCTTGTCAGCATAGTGGAACCTGCTGCGAAAAATATTGTGG GTGCTCAAAGAGCTGCAAAAATAGGTTCAGGGGATGCCACTGTGCAAAGAGCCAATGCAGAAGTCGGCAGTGCCCATGCTTTGCTGCTGGGCGCGAATGCGACCCAGATGTCTGTCGCAATTGTTGGGTTAG TTGTGGGGACGGTTCATTAGGGGAGCCTCCGAGACAGGGAGATGGTCAATGTGGAAACATGAGGCTTCTTTTAAGGCAACAACAGAGG ATTCTCTTGGCTAAATCTGATGTTGCTGGTTGGGGAGCCTTTTTAAAG AACCCTGTAAACAAAAATGATTATCTTGGAGAGTATACTGGTGAACTCATCTCCCATCAGGAAGCAGATAAGCGTGGGAAGATTTATGATCGTGCAAACTCATCATTCCTTTTTGACTTGAATGATCAG TATGTCCTAGATGCTTACCGAAAAGGAGACAAGCTTAAATTTGCAAACCACTCATCGAACCCTAACTGCTATGCGAAG GTTATGTTGGTTGCCGGAGATCATCGAGTAGGCATATTTGCCAAGGAGCATATTGATTCTGGTGAGGAGATCTTCTATGATTATCGTTACGGACCCGATCAAGCACCTCCATGGGCTCAAAAACCTGAGGGTTCTAAGAGGGATGATTCATCTGTCTCTCAAGGCAGAGCGAAGAAACACCAATCTCACTGA